From the genome of Vitis riparia cultivar Riparia Gloire de Montpellier isolate 1030 chromosome 2, EGFV_Vit.rip_1.0, whole genome shotgun sequence, one region includes:
- the LOC117907614 gene encoding uncharacterized protein LOC117907614: MGATQAMKRIPLIKFPQRHRKPSGSASASQAVSADGNAQQSSFTRMKVPVAPSNVGSGGKASLQPKRTPVSNEEIEAILLGGCF; this comes from the exons ATGGGCGCAACACAAGCGATGAAGAGAATTCCGCTTATCAAGTTTCCTCAGAGGCAC CGCAAACCCTCCGGTTCTGCATCTGCATCCCAGGCAGTGTCTGCAGATGGGAATGCTCAGCAGAGTTCCTTTACTAGGATGAAGGTTCCTGTTGCCCCTTCAAATGTTGGTTCAGGAGGGAAGGCTTCTCTCCAGCCAAAACGAACTCCAGTTTCTAATGAGGAAATTGAGGCTATTTTG